GGCCTCGGGCATGAGGGCCCTTCCTGCGTTCACCGCGACGGCGTGTCGTCCTGCCCGGACTCCCGTCCGGTCGACGCCCATCATGACTGCGTCGTCTGTCATGTTCAGGCCCAGTCGTCGCTCCACCTCGACGCCGACGGCTCCCTGATCGCCGAGATCATCGCGACGCAGCCGCCCGACGAGCCTCCGCTCGTCTCTCCCGCGCCGATCGAGGCTCCCTCCTCTCCACGCGCTCCACCGACCCTCGCCTGACCCGAGGACGCCGGGGTTTCGCGCGCCTCGACCTCGCTCGCTCTGATCTCATGGAGTCGAGCGTCCCCCGCTCCTGACGTCCTCTCTCGCAAGGCGTTCCGGCGCACCCCTGCGCCGATCGCCCACATCCCCGGCGGTTTGCCGCCTCAACATCCACCATCTCATTCCCGCGCTGTCACGCGCACTGCATACATCCATACGGGTCAGGAGCTACAGAGAAGATGAGGAACCGGAAAGTTCGTCTCCAGCAGGCCTTTACGCTGATCGAGTTGCTGGTCGTTATTGCGATCATCGCCGTGCTGATCGCCCTTTTGCTCCCGGCCGTGCAGTCGGCCCGCGAGGCCGCCAGGCGGGCGCAGTGCGTCAACAACCTCAAACAGATCGGCCTGGCGCTTCACAACTACACCGACTCGAACGGATATTTCCCGCCGGGCTATTCAAGCTTCTACCGGATGGATTCCGGCGATGCCGGCACGGCCGAGGATGACATCGGTCCCGGTTGGGGGTGGGCCAGTTTCATCCTTCCCCAGATGGAACAGCGGAACCTATACGACTCGATCAACTTCAACTACACGCTGACGCTGCCGCACAACACCACCGCTCAATTCCTTCGGGTGAACAGCTACCTCTGCCCGTCCGATTCCACTCCCATCACCGTTCCCGTCCGCAACGAGGCCAATACCCAGACGATGTACACCGTCGGCTGCGCGAACTACGTCGGGATGTACGGGATCGGCGAGATCGGCGACGCCCCGGGCCGGGGCGCCGGCATCTTCTTCCGCAACAGCAAGATCAACTTCGCGGCGATCACCGACGGCACCAGCAACACGATCGCCGTCGGCGAGCGGAGCCACAACCTCAGCTACGTCACCTGGACGGGCCGGGCCGTCGGAGGGTGGCTTTTCAAGACGTCGTCCGTCGAGGGGGGAACCGACCAGTTCATGGTCGACCCGGAAGAGGCTTTCACCATGATCCTCGGCCCGGTCGGGACCGAAGACGGCGGTCGGACTCCGAACGATCCCGAGGCTCACGTCGAGGACTACTGGAGCCGACACCCTGGAGGCGTCAACTCGCTCTTCGCCGACGGCTCCGTCCGGTTCATCAAGAGCAGCATCAACCCCATCCCCTGGCAGGCGCTGGCCACCCGGGCAGGCGGCGAGATCCTCTCGTCTGACTCGTACTGAGCGACGAGGCAGGTTTGGCGGGGGCTCCGCTACCACCTGATCAGCATCGGCCAGAAAAAGAGGGCCCCCGCCAGGCCGACTCCGACGTAGAAACCGGCGGCCTGTCGCATCCCTTTCTCGGGAAGGGCGGGTAGGACGAGCGCAACAAAGCCCGAAAACATGAGCGACAGACCCGTCAACTCGACCAACCCGCAAAACGTCCCTTGATCGCCGAGTAGACCACTGTCCGGCAAAACGATTTCGAGGGGACCGACGACCACGTAGAACGCGT
The Paludisphaera rhizosphaerae DNA segment above includes these coding regions:
- a CDS encoding DUF1559 family PulG-like putative transporter, giving the protein MRNRKVRLQQAFTLIELLVVIAIIAVLIALLLPAVQSAREAARRAQCVNNLKQIGLALHNYTDSNGYFPPGYSSFYRMDSGDAGTAEDDIGPGWGWASFILPQMEQRNLYDSINFNYTLTLPHNTTAQFLRVNSYLCPSDSTPITVPVRNEANTQTMYTVGCANYVGMYGIGEIGDAPGRGAGIFFRNSKINFAAITDGTSNTIAVGERSHNLSYVTWTGRAVGGWLFKTSSVEGGTDQFMVDPEEAFTMILGPVGTEDGGRTPNDPEAHVEDYWSRHPGGVNSLFADGSVRFIKSSINPIPWQALATRAGGEILSSDSY